A single window of Flavobacterium aestivum DNA harbors:
- a CDS encoding outer membrane beta-barrel family protein codes for MNKIIIIVLCFTISGFGYGQNTTAKDSISNNLSEVIVTKEKKMFSNKNGNIKVDVANSILNATPNTIDLLSKLPNITISADKENITVIGKGNPLVYIDNQKVGISDLNALTVDDIKTIELINNPSSKYEAEGRAVILITRKFSKKEGSQTTLSEVASFKKSFNNYLGINSSFKKNKLEWKVNFNFNRLNPWESHSIDYQIPEADIISNYNVATANTQRKQFIFGGSLFYKINDDDYFSISANSKLQSEPFDINTTTYNKKEAVENNIVTHSDNKSTKNFINTFVNYSKKIKSIDTQLFTGFQYSNFDQDSKSLVQNNFNDTQFERAQNSNQKFNIDVFSGRADLEKKFKNEMKLEYGGLYLSANAKTDFKILNFDTNITINSNYNFKEKNSAAYTQLSGSLKKIGYSVGLRVENTNIVGEFKNDNAPLINKNYTDFFPKVQLDIPIDSTKSITLNYFKSISRPNYSSTSQGATYINPYFLYSRNINLDPTINNQISSSFQYHDKSVKLSYYVNTDPVYSSFIFDSQNNILTFRETNFEKESGFNLEFTLPFTYKNWTSTNSLSCILNKIEDDSALFIASKPYLYYYSSNEFKLPKEYTIVMTAWGLTEQKEGVFERNAKFILDLGISKIFFKNWDCTLSYNDIFRNMIYEERFTINNINSKARYLVDSHEFSIAIKYSFGKIKSTEFKEKSIDDNSNRIR; via the coding sequence ATGAATAAAATTATAATCATTGTACTTTGTTTTACCATTTCTGGATTTGGATATGGACAGAATACAACTGCGAAGGACAGTATATCAAACAATTTAAGCGAAGTAATTGTTACTAAAGAAAAGAAAATGTTCTCCAATAAAAATGGAAATATAAAAGTTGATGTGGCCAATTCGATTCTAAATGCAACTCCCAATACAATAGATTTACTATCAAAATTACCCAATATTACGATAAGTGCCGACAAAGAAAATATTACGGTTATAGGAAAGGGAAATCCTTTGGTATACATAGATAACCAAAAAGTAGGAATTAGTGATTTGAACGCCTTGACTGTAGATGACATTAAAACCATTGAACTCATTAATAATCCTTCCTCTAAATATGAAGCCGAAGGAAGAGCCGTCATTTTGATTACCAGAAAATTTAGCAAAAAAGAAGGTTCACAAACGACTTTATCCGAAGTGGCTTCCTTTAAAAAATCATTCAATAATTATCTAGGGATAAATTCAAGTTTCAAAAAGAACAAATTAGAATGGAAAGTCAATTTTAACTTCAACAGATTGAATCCTTGGGAAAGCCATAGTATTGATTATCAAATACCAGAAGCTGATATAATCTCAAACTATAATGTTGCTACAGCAAATACCCAAAGGAAGCAGTTTATTTTTGGAGGCAGTTTGTTTTATAAAATCAATGATGACGATTATTTTTCAATCAGTGCAAACAGTAAATTGCAAAGCGAACCTTTTGATATAAACACTACAACTTATAACAAGAAAGAAGCTGTAGAAAATAATATTGTAACTCACAGTGATAATAAGAGTACAAAGAACTTTATTAACACTTTTGTTAATTATTCCAAGAAGATAAAATCAATAGATACTCAATTGTTTACTGGTTTTCAATATTCAAATTTTGATCAGGATTCTAAATCTTTAGTTCAGAATAATTTCAACGATACTCAATTTGAAAGGGCTCAAAATAGTAATCAAAAATTTAATATTGATGTTTTTTCCGGTAGGGCAGATCTCGAAAAGAAGTTTAAAAACGAAATGAAGTTGGAATACGGCGGACTTTATTTATCAGCGAATGCCAAAACTGATTTTAAAATCTTGAATTTTGATACCAATATTACAATCAACTCCAATTATAATTTCAAAGAGAAGAATAGTGCAGCTTATACACAATTGTCTGGAAGCCTTAAAAAGATTGGATATTCAGTTGGTTTAAGAGTTGAAAACACCAATATTGTTGGGGAGTTTAAGAATGATAATGCGCCATTAATCAATAAAAACTACACTGATTTTTTTCCGAAAGTACAGCTGGATATTCCGATTGATAGTACCAAATCTATAACTTTAAACTATTTCAAAAGTATTTCGAGACCCAATTATTCATCTACAAGTCAGGGAGCCACTTATATCAATCCCTATTTTTTATATTCCAGGAATATCAATTTAGATCCAACTATCAATAATCAAATTTCATCCAGTTTTCAATATCATGACAAATCAGTAAAGCTAAGCTATTACGTAAATACAGATCCAGTATACAGTAGCTTTATATTTGATAGTCAAAACAACATACTGACTTTTAGAGAAACTAATTTTGAGAAAGAATCTGGGTTTAATTTAGAATTTACCTTGCCTTTCACATATAAAAATTGGACATCGACCAATAGCTTAAGCTGCATATTGAATAAAATAGAAGATGATTCGGCATTGTTTATAGCATCAAAACCCTATTTATACTATTATTCCAGTAATGAATTTAAACTCCCAAAAGAGTATACAATAGTAATGACAGCCTGGGGTTTAACGGAACAAAAAGAAGGTGTTTTTGAAAGAAATGCAAAATTCATCTTGGATTTAGGAATTTCAAAAATATTTTTCAAGAATTGGGATTGTACCTTAAGTTATAATGACATTTTTAGGAATATGATTTATGAAGAAAGATTTACCATAAATAATATCAACTCAAAAGCCAGATATTTGGTGGATTCACATGAATTTTCGATAGCCATTAAATATTCTTTTGGAAAAATAAAATCAACTGAGTTTAAGGAAAAAAGCATTGATGATAACTCCAATAGAATTAGATAA
- a CDS encoding RsmD family RNA methyltransferase: MRIISGKYKGRRIMPPKGLPVRPTTDMSKEALFNVLNNNFDFDGLKVLDLFAGTGNISYEFASRGSMPITSVDADFGCVKFIKQVAAEYDFNIAATKSDVFTFLEKNKTSYDIIFADPPYGLDQKTFEKIVLLVFEKGLLDDEGMMIIEHSKYTKLDHMINFSFQKSYGGSVFSFFELDSTEEEEVDDESNRKDTEEDEG, from the coding sequence ATGAGAATCATATCCGGAAAATACAAAGGAAGACGCATTATGCCACCAAAAGGCTTACCTGTTCGCCCAACAACGGACATGAGTAAAGAAGCATTGTTTAATGTTTTGAATAATAATTTTGACTTTGATGGCCTAAAAGTATTAGACTTATTTGCAGGAACTGGTAATATCAGTTATGAATTTGCTTCACGTGGTAGCATGCCCATTACCTCAGTTGATGCTGATTTTGGTTGTGTAAAATTCATTAAGCAAGTAGCTGCTGAATACGATTTTAATATTGCTGCTACAAAAAGCGATGTTTTTACTTTTTTAGAAAAAAACAAAACTTCTTACGACATTATTTTTGCAGATCCTCCTTATGGTTTAGATCAAAAAACTTTTGAAAAAATTGTATTATTGGTTTTCGAAAAAGGATTACTCGACGATGAAGGCATGATGATTATTGAACATTCTAAATATACCAAACTGGATCACATGATTAATTTTTCTTTCCAGAAAAGTTATGGTGGCTCTGTTTTTAGTTTCTTCGAATTGGATTCAACCGAAGAGGAAGAAGTTGATGACGAGTCTAATCGTAAAGACACAGAAGAAGACGAAGGTTAA
- a CDS encoding DUF3822 family protein, whose protein sequence is MSMQNTNITDKKYKKLSIQVSLTGLSFCCFDTLNNKITSLNEVRFDTFHKATKIEDLFSDAFRDYPELKESYDEIQVIHNNNLSTFVPTALFDEQFLASYLQYNTKVFETDFFAFDEITNYQMNVVYIPYVNINNFFIDQFGSFDYRHANSILVSKLLDASKNNDDKKMMVHFNPGHFEIIVIQNQKLLLFNSFEYKTPEDFIYYLLFTAEQLNMNPESFKLELLGAISEEDDFYKIAFKYIRNISFFDVTDLQKNNPFTKAQNQQHFILFNS, encoded by the coding sequence ATGTCAATGCAAAACACCAATATAACAGATAAAAAATACAAAAAGCTATCAATTCAAGTTTCCTTGACAGGACTTTCTTTTTGTTGTTTTGACACTTTGAACAATAAGATTACCTCACTAAATGAGGTACGGTTTGACACTTTTCATAAAGCAACCAAAATTGAGGATTTATTTTCGGATGCCTTTCGGGATTATCCGGAATTAAAAGAATCTTATGACGAGATTCAAGTAATACATAATAATAATCTTTCGACATTTGTTCCTACAGCATTGTTTGATGAACAATTTTTGGCTAGTTATTTACAATACAATACCAAGGTTTTTGAAACAGATTTTTTTGCATTTGATGAAATCACAAATTATCAAATGAATGTGGTTTATATACCTTACGTAAATATCAATAATTTTTTTATAGATCAATTTGGTTCATTTGATTACAGACATGCCAACAGTATTTTAGTTTCAAAACTTTTGGATGCCTCCAAAAATAATGATGACAAGAAAATGATGGTTCATTTTAATCCGGGTCATTTTGAAATTATTGTTATCCAAAATCAAAAACTACTGTTATTCAATTCATTCGAATATAAAACTCCGGAAGATTTTATTTATTATTTGCTTTTTACTGCAGAACAATTAAATATGAATCCCGAAAGTTTTAAATTGGAATTATTAGGAGCCATTTCAGAAGAAGATGATTTCTATAAAATCGCTTTCAAATACATTCGAAATATATCCTTCTTTGATGTGACTGATTTACAAAAAAACAACCCTTTCACAAAAGCTCAAAATCAGCAACATTTTATACTTTTTAACTCATGA
- a CDS encoding ATP-dependent DNA helicase gives MNSSSFYSLLQRKFPFQPTYKQDIFFQKIAVFLTENENDTIFVLKGYAGTGKTTVISTIVNSLLDINKKYVLLAPTGRAAKVIANYSEKPAFTIHKKIYFPKKTSGGGVAFTLQPNKHKNTIFIVDEASMISDTNSDSKLYENGSLLDDLISYVYSGTNCKMILLGDIAQLPPVNLEVSPALDIQTLSLNYNKEVDYIELDEVMRQEESSGILHNATELRELLKDSFITDFKFDVRKFKDIVRLTDGYDIQDAINSAYSNYSIEDTAFIVRSNKRANQYNEQIRSKILDKESELSTGDFLMVVKNNYFWLKDSDEAGFIANGDIIEVLEMFGIKELYGFKFAKVKIRMIDYPNQKPFETVLLMDTIKSESPSLTFEESNRLYQEVLKDYEGETKFKQFQKVKTNEYFNGLQVKFSYAITCHKSQGGQWNTVFIEQPYLPNGIDRDYIRWLYTAMTRAKNKLYLIGFKDESFVD, from the coding sequence ATGAATTCCTCCTCATTTTATAGCCTTTTACAGCGAAAATTCCCTTTTCAGCCAACTTACAAACAGGATATCTTTTTTCAAAAAATAGCCGTGTTTTTGACTGAGAACGAGAATGACACTATTTTTGTTCTAAAAGGTTATGCAGGAACAGGAAAAACTACTGTTATCTCTACGATTGTAAATAGTTTATTGGATATTAATAAGAAATATGTTTTGTTGGCACCAACAGGACGTGCTGCTAAAGTAATTGCCAATTATTCAGAAAAGCCAGCTTTTACAATTCATAAAAAAATATATTTCCCCAAGAAAACTTCTGGAGGAGGGGTTGCATTTACTTTACAGCCAAACAAACACAAAAACACTATTTTCATAGTCGATGAGGCCTCGATGATTTCTGATACGAATTCGGATTCTAAATTATATGAAAACGGTTCTTTGCTAGATGATTTGATTTCCTATGTGTATTCGGGTACCAATTGTAAAATGATTTTATTGGGAGATATAGCTCAATTACCTCCTGTAAATCTAGAAGTTAGCCCTGCATTAGACATTCAAACATTGAGTTTGAATTACAACAAAGAAGTCGATTATATTGAACTGGACGAAGTAATGCGTCAGGAAGAAAGTTCAGGAATTTTGCATAATGCCACCGAATTGCGAGAATTATTGAAGGATTCTTTTATAACCGACTTTAAGTTTGATGTTCGTAAATTCAAGGATATTGTACGATTGACAGATGGTTACGATATTCAGGATGCTATTAATTCGGCTTACAGTAATTACAGTATAGAAGATACGGCTTTTATTGTACGGTCGAATAAAAGAGCCAATCAATACAATGAGCAAATTCGATCCAAAATTCTCGATAAAGAAAGTGAACTGTCTACAGGTGATTTCCTGATGGTTGTGAAGAATAATTATTTTTGGCTAAAAGACTCTGATGAAGCTGGATTTATTGCTAATGGTGATATTATCGAGGTTCTGGAAATGTTTGGCATAAAAGAATTATACGGCTTTAAATTTGCCAAAGTAAAAATCCGAATGATTGATTACCCTAATCAAAAGCCCTTTGAAACTGTACTTTTGATGGATACTATAAAAAGTGAATCTCCTTCTTTAACATTCGAAGAATCTAATAGACTGTATCAGGAAGTTCTAAAAGATTATGAAGGAGAAACCAAATTCAAACAATTTCAGAAAGTAAAAACCAATGAGTATTTCAATGGTTTGCAAGTTAAATTCTCATATGCGATAACTTGCCACAAATCACAAGGAGGGCAGTGGAATACCGTTTTCATTGAACAACCGTATTTGCCAAACGGCATAGACAGAGATTATATCCGATGGTTATACACCGCTATGACACGTGCCAAAAATAAACTATATTTGATAGGATTTAAGGATGAGAGTTTTGTAGATTAA
- a CDS encoding transposase, which translates to MKHFFGEVVDSGMNLNAIGALAEKYWIEIVKQFPYIELGNFQIMPNHMHGILIINKSVETQLIPSIESEKAIGGFAGENNPMLAENISRIIRWYKGRCTFEMRKVNQNFEWHSRFHDHIIRNSESFERIQNYIEENPSKWGEDKFFRK; encoded by the coding sequence ATGAAGCACTTTTTTGGAGAAGTTGTTGATAGTGGAATGAATTTAAATGCAATTGGAGCATTGGCTGAAAAATATTGGATAGAAATAGTAAAACAATTTCCATATATCGAATTGGGAAATTTTCAGATCATGCCCAATCACATGCATGGAATATTGATTATTAATAAATCTGTAGAAACGCAATTAATTCCGTCTATAGAATCAGAGAAGGCAATAGGTGGATTTGCAGGAGAAAATAATCCTATGCTTGCAGAAAATATTTCAAGAATAATCCGATGGTATAAAGGAAGATGTACATTTGAAATGCGAAAAGTAAATCAAAATTTCGAATGGCATTCACGTTTTCACGATCATATTATCAGAAACTCAGAATCTTTTGAAAGAATACAAAATTATATAGAAGAAAACCCATCGAAATGGGGAGAAGATAAATTTTTTAGAAAATAA
- the ygiD gene encoding 4,5-DOPA dioxygenase extradiol, whose translation MNTLNDLHKISDSFLNTEKMPVLFLGHGSPMNAIEENQFVTGFRNLAKTLQKPNAILCISAHWFTNGTKVTAMEMPRTIHDFGGFPQELFEVQYPAKGSPELAIITQELLSPTAVELDQHWGLDHGAWSVIKHLYPNADVPVIQMSIDYTKSGQYHFELAQKLSALRNKGILIVGSGNIIHNLRLVDFHNFDKDNYGYDWAIEAKESINNYLVNENFQPLIDFEKQSKAFQLSIPTPDHYLPLIYTLGLKGKSEELSLFNDKLVAGSLSMTSVKIF comes from the coding sequence ATGAACACTCTAAATGATTTACACAAAATATCGGACTCATTTTTAAATACCGAGAAAATGCCTGTATTGTTTTTAGGACATGGTAGCCCTATGAATGCTATTGAAGAAAATCAGTTTGTGACTGGTTTTCGAAACTTGGCAAAAACATTGCAAAAACCAAATGCTATTTTATGTATTTCGGCACATTGGTTTACTAATGGAACCAAAGTTACCGCTATGGAAATGCCTAGAACCATTCATGATTTTGGAGGTTTTCCACAAGAGTTATTCGAGGTACAATATCCTGCAAAAGGTAGCCCGGAATTAGCTATAATAACCCAAGAATTATTATCACCAACGGCAGTAGAATTAGACCAACACTGGGGTTTAGACCATGGTGCATGGAGCGTAATAAAACATTTATATCCCAATGCAGATGTACCTGTAATTCAAATGAGTATTGATTACACTAAATCTGGTCAGTATCATTTTGAATTAGCCCAAAAACTAAGTGCATTAAGAAATAAAGGAATCCTAATTGTAGGCAGCGGAAATATAATTCATAATTTGCGATTAGTAGATTTTCATAATTTTGACAAAGACAATTATGGCTATGATTGGGCAATTGAAGCCAAAGAAAGCATAAATAATTATTTAGTAAACGAAAATTTCCAACCGCTTATAGATTTCGAAAAACAAAGCAAAGCATTTCAACTATCGATTCCTACGCCGGACCATTATTTACCCTTGATTTATACTTTAGGACTAAAAGGGAAATCAGAAGAATTGAGCTTGTTTAATGACAAATTGGTTGCAGGTTCTCTAAGTATGACTTCGGTGAAGATTTTTTAA
- a CDS encoding PQQ-binding-like beta-propeller repeat protein yields the protein MNKSFIVIILSLFLITSSSSVFAQLEKNTTISAFQDRVFNNDPKYKPLGNQKWAFKTNGKIFSSPIVQNGIVYIGSEDGFLYAIEEQSGKLHWKFKTGGAVHSSPVIFKNLVYIGSFDGNYYAIDTKNGHLKWKFKTGGENWFGEKGSLGMKPLDMYMDDLWDFFLSSPVINLEEENPSLFFGSSDGNVYALNALTGELKWTFKANGSIHCSPVLYKNSLYIGSWDANLYAIDAETGKERWRFETGRKSGFTGIQSTVAVANDMVYFGARDPFFFAVNAETGKLVWKYNAASSWILSSAVVVNNVVYVGTSDSYLLLGLDAKTGTELFKFKANGYIYSSPAIAGKTAYFGDFTGNFFALNIESSGKEWNSFSTENRKLFAPGILNNDLLDFRYAAKGSNISLYSNNKKVMDEFYKLGPIVSSPFVANNTVYFGSADGNCYAIELQK from the coding sequence ATGAATAAATCATTTATAGTAATTATCCTCTCACTTTTTTTAATTACGAGTAGTAGTTCTGTTTTTGCACAACTGGAAAAAAATACAACAATTAGTGCATTTCAAGATCGAGTCTTTAACAATGATCCAAAATATAAGCCTTTGGGTAACCAAAAATGGGCTTTTAAAACAAATGGAAAAATATTTTCATCACCTATCGTTCAAAATGGAATTGTTTACATAGGTAGCGAAGATGGGTTTCTTTATGCAATTGAGGAACAGTCCGGAAAATTACATTGGAAATTTAAAACAGGCGGTGCTGTACATAGTTCACCAGTAATTTTTAAAAATCTGGTCTATATAGGTAGTTTTGATGGTAATTATTATGCTATTGATACCAAAAACGGCCATTTGAAATGGAAGTTTAAAACCGGTGGGGAAAATTGGTTCGGGGAAAAAGGCTCTTTAGGCATGAAACCACTTGATATGTATATGGACGATTTATGGGATTTCTTTTTATCATCACCAGTAATAAATCTTGAAGAGGAAAATCCAAGTCTTTTCTTTGGGAGCAGTGATGGGAATGTATATGCACTCAATGCGCTTACAGGAGAACTAAAATGGACATTTAAAGCAAATGGCTCTATTCATTGCAGTCCTGTTCTTTATAAAAACAGTTTGTATATTGGTAGTTGGGATGCCAATTTATATGCGATAGATGCAGAAACTGGCAAAGAGCGCTGGCGATTTGAAACGGGAAGAAAATCTGGTTTTACAGGAATTCAATCTACAGTTGCTGTTGCCAATGATATGGTTTATTTTGGAGCTCGTGATCCTTTTTTCTTTGCTGTCAATGCCGAAACTGGTAAACTGGTTTGGAAATACAATGCCGCCTCTTCCTGGATATTAAGTTCTGCAGTTGTAGTAAATAATGTGGTGTATGTTGGCACTTCGGATTCTTATTTATTGCTAGGCTTGGATGCAAAAACCGGCACCGAATTATTTAAATTCAAAGCTAATGGCTACATATATTCCTCTCCTGCAATAGCGGGTAAAACGGCTTACTTTGGTGATTTCACAGGTAACTTTTTTGCTTTGAATATTGAATCCTCAGGCAAAGAATGGAATAGCTTTAGTACAGAAAACAGAAAACTATTTGCTCCTGGAATTCTAAATAATGACCTTTTGGACTTTAGATATGCTGCCAAAGGATCGAATATTTCACTTTATAGCAATAATAAAAAAGTAATGGATGAATTCTATAAATTGGGCCCAATTGTTTCTTCACCATTTGTTGCCAATAATACTGTGTATTTTGGAAGCGCAGATGGGAATTGTTATGCAATTGAGTTGCAAAAATAA
- the kdsB gene encoding 3-deoxy-manno-octulosonate cytidylyltransferase — translation MKIIAVVPARYASTRFPAKLMQDLGGKTVILRTYEAAINTNLFDDVFVVTDSDLIYNEIVSNGGKAIRSVKEHESGSDRIAEAVENLDVDIVINVQGDEPFIDKEPLAKVIEVFKNDLSQQVDLASLMREITNEDEINNPNNVKVVVDQNGFALYFSRSVIPYPREVNVGVRYMQHIGIYAFRKQALLDFYNLPMKSLEASEKLEQLRYLEFGKRIKMVETTHVGIGIDTLEDLEKARKMI, via the coding sequence ATGAAAATAATAGCAGTCGTTCCAGCCCGTTACGCATCTACACGATTTCCAGCAAAACTCATGCAAGATTTAGGAGGCAAAACCGTGATTTTAAGAACTTATGAAGCAGCCATAAATACAAATTTGTTCGACGACGTTTTTGTGGTAACGGATTCTGATTTAATCTATAACGAAATTGTTTCTAATGGTGGAAAAGCCATTCGAAGCGTAAAAGAACATGAATCGGGGAGTGATCGTATTGCCGAAGCTGTAGAAAATCTGGATGTAGATATTGTGATTAATGTGCAGGGAGATGAACCTTTTATAGATAAGGAACCTTTGGCAAAAGTTATTGAAGTTTTTAAAAACGATTTAAGCCAACAAGTCGATTTAGCTTCGTTGATGCGTGAGATAACAAATGAAGATGAAATCAATAATCCTAATAATGTAAAAGTGGTAGTAGATCAAAACGGATTTGCTTTGTACTTTTCTCGTTCAGTGATTCCGTATCCAAGAGAAGTAAATGTAGGTGTTAGATATATGCAGCATATTGGCATTTATGCCTTTAGAAAACAAGCGTTATTAGATTTCTATAATTTGCCAATGAAATCATTAGAGGCTTCCGAAAAGCTAGAGCAATTACGATATTTAGAATTTGGAAAGCGCATCAAAATGGTTGAAACCACTCATGTAGGAATCGGAATTGATACTCTTGAAGATTTGGAAAAAGCTAGAAAAATGATCTAG